In Rahnella aquatilis CIP 78.65 = ATCC 33071, one DNA window encodes the following:
- a CDS encoding TIGR01777 family oxidoreductase — translation MKILITGATGLIGRKLTERLLEQSHQITALSRAPERAAKLLGPQVVVWETLEGKTSLDGFDAVINLAGEPIADKRWTKDYKALLCESRWKLTEKLATLINASEKPPSVFISGSAVGYYGDQGQALVPEDEPPNKQFTWQLCARWEALAMTAESPATRVCLLRTGIVLAEKGGALAKIVLPYRAGLGGPLGDGQQYMPWIHINDMIDGILFLLAHETLSGPFNMVSPYPARNEQFSALLGEVLHRPAFMRAPAPVIRLLMGESAVLVLGGQRAVPRRLEAAGFIFKHQELKEALEDLLG, via the coding sequence ATGAAGATCTTGATTACCGGCGCCACCGGCCTCATCGGAAGAAAATTGACCGAAAGGCTTCTTGAGCAATCTCATCAGATCACCGCCCTGAGCCGTGCACCTGAACGCGCGGCTAAGTTACTCGGTCCCCAGGTTGTGGTCTGGGAAACGCTGGAAGGAAAAACCTCGCTCGACGGTTTCGATGCCGTGATTAATCTCGCCGGTGAACCGATTGCCGACAAACGCTGGACGAAAGACTACAAAGCGTTGCTGTGTGAAAGTCGCTGGAAGCTGACAGAAAAGCTGGCAACGCTGATTAACGCCAGTGAAAAGCCGCCTTCCGTGTTTATCTCCGGTTCGGCGGTGGGATATTACGGCGATCAGGGCCAGGCGCTGGTGCCTGAAGACGAGCCGCCTAACAAGCAATTTACCTGGCAGCTTTGCGCCCGCTGGGAAGCGCTGGCGATGACAGCCGAAAGCCCGGCGACGCGTGTTTGTTTGCTGCGCACAGGCATCGTGCTGGCTGAAAAAGGGGGTGCGCTGGCAAAAATAGTTCTGCCCTACCGCGCCGGCCTCGGCGGCCCGCTCGGCGATGGTCAGCAATACATGCCGTGGATCCACATCAACGACATGATTGACGGAATTTTGTTCCTGCTCGCCCACGAAACACTCTCCGGCCCGTTCAATATGGTGTCGCCATATCCGGCGCGCAACGAGCAATTCAGCGCCCTGCTCGGCGAAGTATTACACCGCCCGGCGTTTATGCGGGCACCCGCACCTGTTATAAGATTACTGATGGGTGAATCAGCCGTGTTGGTCCTCGGCGGACAGCGCGCCGTCCCGCGCAGGCTCGAAGCCGCAGGGTTTATTTTTAAGCATCAGGAGCTGAAGGAAGCGCTGGAGGATTTGCTGGGGTGA
- the yfcD gene encoding NUDIX hydrolase YfcD produces the protein MSEQEQNISTDEWVDIVNEDNEVIAQASRQQMRAQVLRHRASYIVVHDGMGNILVQRRTETKDFYPGWLDATAGGVVQSGENILDSARREAEEELGIAGVPFAEHGQFYFEEENKCRVWGALFSCVSHGPFALQEEEIDAVRWMTPEEITARCDEFTPDSLKALSLWMTRNNEKEHGKPLTREAAAPVAEVSVSDDKENDEEASSPKGDI, from the coding sequence ATGTCAGAACAAGAGCAAAACATCAGTACGGATGAATGGGTTGATATCGTCAACGAAGACAACGAGGTCATTGCCCAGGCCAGCCGACAACAAATGCGTGCTCAGGTCCTGCGTCACCGTGCCAGCTATATTGTGGTTCATGATGGAATGGGGAATATTTTGGTTCAGCGTCGGACTGAAACCAAAGACTTCTATCCGGGCTGGCTTGATGCAACGGCCGGTGGTGTGGTGCAAAGCGGTGAAAATATTCTGGATTCAGCCCGCCGTGAGGCCGAGGAAGAGCTGGGCATTGCCGGTGTGCCGTTTGCGGAGCACGGTCAGTTCTACTTTGAAGAAGAGAACAAATGCCGCGTATGGGGCGCACTGTTCAGCTGTGTATCCCATGGCCCGTTTGCCCTGCAGGAAGAAGAAATTGATGCCGTCCGCTGGATGACACCCGAAGAAATCACTGCCCGTTGTGATGAATTTACGCCGGACTCCCTGAAAGCACTTTCTCTGTGGATGACGCGAAACAATGAGAAAGAACACGGTAAGCCTCTGACCCGTGAAGCTGCGGCTCCTGTCGCTGAGGTGTCTGTTTCTGACGATAAAGAAAACGATGAAGAAGCATCGTCACCGAAAGGCGATATCTGA
- the yfcG gene encoding GSH-dependent disulfide bond oxidoreductase, which yields MIDLYYAPTPNGHKISLFLEESGLQYRLHRIDISAGEQFKPEFLAISPNNKIPAIVDSQPVDGGAPVSIFESGAILQYLAEKTGKFLSKELRERTVTLEWLTWQVAGFGPMLGQNHHFTHYAPQPVPYAIERYLQETQRLYGVLNRQLEKNAYIAGENYSIADMATYPWVAAHERQRIDLAEYPAVRNWFERVKSRPATQKAYALAQVE from the coding sequence ATGATCGATCTTTATTACGCACCAACACCGAATGGCCATAAAATTTCTCTTTTTCTTGAAGAGAGTGGCCTGCAATACCGGCTCCACCGCATTGATATCAGCGCAGGGGAGCAGTTCAAACCTGAATTCCTCGCCATTTCGCCAAACAACAAAATCCCGGCCATTGTCGACAGCCAGCCCGTTGACGGCGGTGCACCGGTAAGTATTTTTGAGTCTGGCGCAATTTTGCAATATCTGGCAGAAAAAACCGGAAAATTTCTCAGTAAAGAGTTGCGCGAGCGCACTGTGACGCTGGAATGGCTGACCTGGCAGGTGGCTGGCTTTGGCCCGATGTTGGGTCAGAATCACCACTTTACGCATTACGCGCCGCAGCCGGTGCCTTATGCCATTGAGCGCTATTTACAGGAAACTCAGCGTCTGTATGGCGTGCTGAACCGCCAGTTAGAGAAAAATGCCTATATCGCCGGAGAAAATTACAGTATCGCCGACATGGCCACTTATCCGTGGGTGGCGGCTCATGAACGTCAGCGGATTGATCTGGCAGAATACCCTGCCGTGCGCAACTGGTTCGAACGGGTTAAAAGCCGCCCGGCAACACAGAAAGCCTACGCACTGGCGCAGGTTGAGTAA
- a CDS encoding PTS sugar transporter subunit IIB: MKIMAICGSGLGSSFMVEMNIKKVLKKLNIQADVQHSDLSSAIPGEADLFVMAKDIAASASIPENQLVVITNIIDINELETKLIAHFEKHPVS, translated from the coding sequence ATGAAAATCATGGCGATTTGTGGTTCCGGTTTAGGCAGCAGTTTTATGGTTGAAATGAACATCAAGAAAGTTCTGAAGAAACTCAATATTCAGGCTGATGTTCAGCACTCCGATTTGTCTTCAGCCATTCCGGGCGAAGCCGACCTGTTCGTGATGGCAAAGGACATCGCTGCCAGCGCCAGCATTCCTGAAAACCAGTTGGTGGTGATTACCAACATTATTGATATTAATGAACTTGAAACAAAACTGATTGCTCACTTTGAAAAGCATCCAGTGTCCTGA
- a CDS encoding LacI family DNA-binding transcriptional regulator translates to MSINKKRRSTGRVTLADVAQLAGVGSMTVSRALRTPEQVSDKLREKIEEAVSQLGYLPNQAASSLASASSNTIAMIVPSLSEAGCAEMFAGLQKVLQPAGYQIMLAESQHRIEREEKLLETLLSYNLAAAILLSVEHSANVRQWLDNLTIPVLEIGALTDSPIDMNIGIDYVEAMFQLTQTVVAKGYQNIGMLCANQEQWIFQQHLQGWRKAMLKAHMSPHRVINAAEPASFSTGAQQLPEFLLAWPEIDALVCVSDDLACGALYECQRRRIKVPDDLAVVGFGNADVSKVCQPPLTTIAVPHKEIGVRAAQALLARINDEEWEEVTIASSLCKRESC, encoded by the coding sequence ATGTCCATTAACAAGAAAAGACGCAGTACCGGAAGAGTGACGCTGGCCGATGTCGCGCAGCTGGCAGGCGTGGGTAGCATGACTGTTTCCCGTGCGCTGCGCACACCCGAACAGGTCTCCGACAAGCTGCGGGAAAAGATCGAAGAAGCCGTCAGTCAGCTGGGATACCTGCCCAATCAGGCCGCCAGCTCACTGGCCTCAGCCTCCTCAAATACGATCGCGATGATTGTGCCGAGCCTGTCCGAAGCGGGCTGCGCCGAGATGTTTGCCGGGCTACAGAAAGTGCTGCAACCGGCGGGTTATCAGATCATGCTGGCGGAATCCCAGCATCGTATTGAGCGGGAAGAAAAACTGCTGGAAACGTTGCTTTCCTACAATCTGGCGGCAGCGATTTTGCTGTCGGTCGAACATTCCGCCAACGTCCGGCAATGGCTGGATAACCTGACGATTCCGGTACTGGAAATCGGTGCGCTGACCGATTCGCCGATCGACATGAATATCGGTATTGATTACGTGGAAGCGATGTTTCAACTGACGCAGACCGTGGTGGCAAAGGGATATCAGAATATCGGCATGCTATGCGCCAACCAGGAACAATGGATTTTCCAGCAGCATCTTCAGGGCTGGCGTAAGGCCATGTTGAAAGCGCACATGTCCCCGCATCGGGTGATAAATGCCGCCGAGCCCGCCAGCTTTTCCACCGGCGCTCAGCAACTGCCGGAGTTTCTGCTCGCCTGGCCGGAAATTGACGCGCTGGTATGTGTTTCTGACGATCTCGCCTGTGGTGCACTGTATGAATGCCAGCGCAGACGCATCAAAGTGCCAGACGATCTTGCCGTGGTCGGCTTTGGTAATGCCGATGTCAGTAAAGTATGCCAGCCGCCGCTGACGACCATTGCCGTTCCGCATAAAGAAATCGGCGTGCGCGCGGCCCAGGCGTTACTGGCAAGAATTAATGACGAAGAATGGGAAGAAGTGACGATCGCGTCGTCATTGTGCAAGCGGGAAAGTTGCTAA
- a CDS encoding transketolase, with protein MKDVQEVRDLARHIRIETLKMLTSLGFGHYGGSMSVVETLAVLYGDVMRIDPQKPDWQDRDYLVLSKGHAGPALYATLALKGYFPVSELHTLNQNGTRLPSHPDRLRTTGVDATTGSLGQGVSIAAGMALSHKLGDRRNRVFCILGDGELNEGQCWEAFQFIAHHNLHNLTLFIDYNKQQLDGTLDEVIKPFDLAGKFSAFGFDVETIKGDDILAISDAVTPVRHAEQRPLVVILDSIKGQGVKYLEQLANSHHLRLTPDVKLEIENAIAELEAAHV; from the coding sequence ATGAAAGATGTCCAGGAGGTTCGTGATCTGGCCCGCCATATCCGCATCGAGACGCTGAAAATGCTGACCAGTCTGGGATTCGGGCACTATGGCGGCAGTATGTCAGTCGTGGAAACGCTGGCTGTGTTGTATGGCGATGTGATGCGTATCGACCCGCAAAAACCAGACTGGCAGGATCGCGATTATTTAGTGCTGTCAAAAGGCCATGCAGGACCCGCACTGTATGCCACGCTGGCACTGAAAGGTTATTTTCCGGTCAGCGAATTACACACACTCAACCAGAACGGAACCCGTCTGCCGAGCCATCCTGACCGGCTGCGTACCACTGGCGTGGATGCGACCACCGGCTCGCTGGGACAAGGCGTGTCCATTGCAGCGGGTATGGCGCTTTCGCATAAGCTGGGCGATCGCCGTAACCGCGTCTTCTGCATTCTCGGCGACGGTGAGCTGAATGAAGGCCAGTGCTGGGAAGCCTTCCAGTTTATTGCACACCACAATCTGCATAACCTGACGCTGTTCATCGATTACAACAAACAGCAACTCGACGGCACACTGGATGAAGTGATTAAGCCATTCGATCTGGCCGGAAAGTTCAGTGCGTTCGGGTTTGATGTAGAGACCATTAAAGGCGATGACATTTTGGCTATCAGCGACGCGGTGACGCCGGTGCGCCATGCCGAGCAACGTCCGCTGGTGGTGATCCTCGACAGCATCAAAGGGCAGGGGGTGAAGTATCTCGAGCAACTGGCTAACTCACACCACCTGCGGTTAACGCCGGATGTGAAACTGGAAATCGAAAATGCTATCGCTGAGCTGGAGGCCGCCCATGTTTGA
- a CDS encoding PTS ascorbate transporter subunit IIC yields the protein MFIQETLKFVVDILKVPSILVGLIALIGLVAQKKNFSDVVKGTVKTILGFLVLGGGATVLVGSLNPLGGMFEHAFNIQGIIPNNEAIVSIALEKFGAPTALIMAFGMVANLIVARFTRLKYVFLTGHHTFYMACMISVILTVAGFEGVSLVFTGSLTLGLIMAFFPSLAQRYMRKITGSDDVAFGHFGTIGYVLSGWIGSKVGKGSRSTEEMNLPKNLSFLRDSSISISLTMIIIYLIMAVFAGQVFVEATYSAGQNYLVYAIIMAITFAAGVFIILQGVRLILAEIVPAFVGFSEKLVPNARPALDCPVVYPYAPNAVLIGFLFSFLGGLVGLFLLGQMHLVLILPGVVPHFFTGATAGVFGNATGGRRGAMVGAFANGVLITFLPVLLLPVLGALGFANATFSDADFGVIGILLGNLARFMSKEAIMALIVGIFAVLVAWNYLGKKPLAEKEITEK from the coding sequence ATGTTTATCCAGGAAACGCTCAAGTTTGTGGTCGATATATTAAAAGTGCCTTCCATACTGGTGGGGCTCATCGCATTAATCGGTCTGGTGGCACAAAAGAAAAACTTTTCTGATGTGGTGAAAGGCACGGTTAAAACAATACTTGGCTTTTTAGTGTTGGGCGGAGGTGCAACAGTATTAGTTGGCTCATTAAATCCTTTAGGCGGCATGTTTGAACACGCCTTTAATATCCAGGGTATTATTCCTAATAACGAAGCGATTGTTTCCATCGCGCTGGAGAAATTCGGTGCACCGACAGCGTTAATTATGGCGTTTGGGATGGTGGCAAATCTGATCGTAGCCCGTTTCACCCGTCTCAAATACGTGTTTCTGACCGGTCATCACACGTTTTATATGGCCTGTATGATCAGCGTTATTCTGACGGTGGCCGGTTTTGAAGGTGTTTCACTGGTGTTCACCGGTTCCCTGACGCTCGGTCTTATCATGGCGTTCTTCCCGTCGCTGGCGCAACGTTACATGCGTAAAATTACCGGCAGCGATGACGTGGCATTTGGTCATTTCGGCACCATCGGTTACGTCTTATCGGGCTGGATAGGCAGCAAGGTGGGTAAAGGCTCACGTTCTACGGAAGAAATGAACCTGCCGAAAAACCTCAGCTTCCTGCGTGACAGTTCCATTTCTATCTCGCTCACCATGATTATTATTTATCTGATTATGGCGGTGTTTGCGGGGCAGGTCTTTGTTGAAGCAACCTACAGTGCAGGCCAGAACTATCTGGTATACGCCATTATCATGGCGATTACCTTCGCGGCGGGCGTATTCATCATTTTGCAGGGGGTGCGTCTGATCCTGGCGGAAATCGTTCCGGCATTCGTCGGCTTCTCCGAGAAACTGGTGCCTAACGCCCGTCCGGCGCTGGATTGTCCGGTAGTGTATCCGTACGCGCCAAATGCGGTGCTGATCGGCTTCCTGTTCAGTTTCCTCGGCGGTCTGGTGGGATTGTTCCTGTTAGGACAGATGCATCTGGTGCTGATCCTGCCGGGTGTGGTGCCGCACTTCTTCACCGGTGCAACGGCGGGCGTGTTCGGTAATGCGACCGGCGGGCGTCGCGGGGCCATGGTCGGCGCGTTTGCCAACGGCGTGCTGATTACCTTCCTGCCGGTTCTGTTGCTGCCGGTACTGGGTGCGCTGGGCTTTGCCAATGCCACCTTCTCTGATGCGGACTTCGGGGTTATCGGTATTTTGCTGGGCAACCTGGCACGCTTTATGTCGAAGGAGGCCATCATGGCGTTGATTGTCGGTATCTTCGCGGTACTGGTTGCCTGGAACTATCTCGGCAAAAAACCGCTGGCTGAGAAAGAAATCACTGAAAAGTAA
- a CDS encoding PTS sugar transporter subunit IIA, whose amino-acid sequence MLNDWLTSERIQIRTDITDWRQAVEVSAQPLLKEGTITPDYLTAIFAQREKLGPYFVLAPGIAMPHARPEEGANGLGLSLLTLPHGVVFNSEDNDPVYIVVMLSAADKHSHIELISELAELFSCEEDMQKIHQAKTIGEIQDVISRY is encoded by the coding sequence ATGCTGAATGATTGGCTGACATCTGAACGAATTCAGATCAGAACGGATATCACGGACTGGCGCCAGGCAGTGGAAGTCAGTGCACAACCGCTGCTTAAAGAAGGAACCATTACCCCGGATTACCTGACGGCAATTTTTGCTCAACGGGAAAAACTGGGGCCGTATTTTGTTCTGGCGCCGGGCATTGCGATGCCACACGCCAGACCAGAAGAAGGGGCGAACGGATTGGGACTCTCGTTGCTGACGCTGCCGCACGGCGTTGTGTTTAATTCAGAAGATAACGACCCGGTCTATATCGTGGTGATGTTGTCGGCAGCGGACAAACACAGCCATATAGAACTGATTTCTGAACTGGCGGAATTATTTTCCTGTGAAGAAGATATGCAGAAAATACACCAGGCAAAAACCATCGGCGAAATTCAGGACGTAATATCCCGCTATTAA
- the ackA gene encoding acetate kinase, with product MSSKLVLVLNCGSSSLKFAIIDAANGEEHISGLAECFHLPEARIKWKMDGGKEEAALGAGAAHSEALKFIVNNILSKKPELSAELVAIGHRIVHGGEKLTKSMLINDAVIEGIKESIPFAPLHNPAHLIGIDEALKSFPKLADKNVAVFDTAFHQTMPEESYLYALPYSLYKDHHVRRYGAHGTSHFYVTQEAAKMLNKPVEEVNLITCHLGNGGSVSAIRNGKCVDTSMGLTPLEGLVMGTRSGDIDPAIIFHLHDSLGMSVDQINKMLTKESGLLGLTEVTSDCRYVEDNYTTKADAKRAMDVFCHRLAKYIGAYTSLMEGRLDAVVFTGGIGENAAMVRELSLAKLGLLGFEVDHERNLAARFGKSGAINKEGTRAALVIPTNEELVIAQDAARLTA from the coding sequence ATGTCGAGTAAGCTTGTACTGGTTCTTAACTGTGGTAGTTCTTCCCTTAAGTTTGCCATCATTGATGCTGCAAATGGCGAAGAGCACATTTCAGGTTTAGCCGAATGTTTCCATCTGCCAGAAGCGCGCATTAAATGGAAAATGGACGGTGGCAAAGAAGAAGCCGCTTTAGGTGCGGGCGCCGCACACAGTGAAGCGTTGAAATTCATCGTTAATAACATTCTGAGCAAAAAACCTGAGCTGTCCGCAGAACTGGTTGCAATCGGCCACCGCATCGTTCATGGCGGCGAGAAGCTGACCAAATCAATGCTGATCAACGACGCTGTTATCGAAGGTATCAAAGAATCTATTCCGTTTGCGCCGCTGCATAACCCGGCTCACCTGATCGGTATCGATGAAGCGCTGAAATCTTTCCCTAAACTGGCTGATAAAAACGTTGCCGTTTTCGACACCGCTTTCCATCAAACAATGCCAGAAGAATCATATCTCTACGCACTGCCGTACAGCCTGTATAAAGATCACCACGTCCGTCGTTATGGCGCACACGGCACCAGTCACTTCTACGTGACGCAGGAAGCCGCAAAAATGCTGAACAAACCCGTGGAAGAAGTGAATCTGATCACTTGCCACCTGGGTAACGGCGGTTCTGTTAGTGCCATCCGTAACGGTAAATGTGTGGATACTTCCATGGGTCTGACCCCGCTGGAAGGTCTGGTGATGGGTACCCGCAGCGGTGACATCGACCCGGCAATTATCTTCCACCTGCACGATTCTCTGGGCATGAGCGTTGATCAAATCAACAAAATGCTGACCAAAGAATCAGGTCTGCTGGGTCTGACTGAAGTCACCAGCGACTGCCGTTATGTTGAAGATAATTACACCACCAAAGCAGATGCTAAACGTGCCATGGACGTCTTCTGCCACCGTCTGGCGAAATACATCGGTGCGTACACTTCGCTGATGGAAGGCCGCCTGGACGCCGTCGTATTCACCGGCGGTATCGGTGAAAACGCCGCAATGGTTCGCGAACTGTCTCTGGCTAAACTGGGTCTGCTGGGCTTTGAAGTGGATCACGAACGTAACCTGGCTGCGCGTTTTGGCAAATCCGGGGCGATCAACAAAGAAGGCACCCGCGCCGCTCTGGTTATCCCAACCAACGAAGAGCTGGTGATTGCACAAGACGCCGCGCGTCTGACTGCATAA
- the pta gene encoding phosphate acetyltransferase, producing the protein MLIPTGTSVGLTSVSLGVIRAMEQKGVSLSIFKPIAQPRTGGDAPDQTTTIIRANSTVTAAEPLKMSHVETLLSSNQQDVLMEEIIARYHENTKDAEVVLVEGLVPTRKHQFANALNYEIAKTLNAEIVFVLALGNDSPAQLKERIELARSSFGGSKNKNITGVIINKLNAPVDDQGRTRPDLSEIFDDSNKASVANIDPTQLFANSPLPVLGCIPWSFELIATRAIDMAKHLNARIINEGDVKTRRVKSVTFCARSIPHMLEHFRPGSLLVTSADRPDVLVSACLAAMNGVEIGAILLTGGYEIDARINSLCERAFQTGLPVFMVETNTWQTSLSLQSFNLEVPADDHQRVEKLQQYVASHINADWINSLSAHSERSRRLSPPAFRYQLTELARKAGKRIVLPEGDEPRTVKAAALCAERGIAECVLLGNPDEIKRVAAAQGVTLGKGIEIVDPVAVREEYVARLVELRKSKGMTEVVAREQLEDNVVLGTLMLEQGNVDGLVSGAVHTTANTIRPPLQLIKTAPGSSLVSSVFFMLLPDQVLVYGDCAINPDPTAEQLSEIAIQSADSAAAFGIEPRVAMISYSTGNSGAGSDVEKVREATRLAQEKRPDLIIDGPLQYDAAIMADVAQSKAPNSPVAGKATVFIFPDLNTGNTTYKAVQRSADLVSIGPMLQGMRKPVNDLSRGALVDDIVYTVALTAIQSAQAEAAVPAK; encoded by the coding sequence ATGTTGATCCCTACAGGCACCAGTGTCGGTCTGACCAGCGTCAGCCTGGGTGTGATCCGTGCCATGGAACAAAAAGGCGTCAGCCTGAGTATCTTCAAACCTATCGCCCAGCCGCGTACTGGCGGAGATGCTCCTGATCAAACCACGACCATTATTCGCGCTAACTCCACCGTGACCGCAGCCGAACCGCTGAAAATGAGCCACGTTGAAACCTTGCTGAGCTCAAACCAGCAAGACGTGCTGATGGAAGAAATCATCGCGCGTTATCACGAAAACACCAAAGATGCAGAAGTGGTGCTGGTTGAAGGTTTAGTGCCTACCCGCAAACACCAGTTCGCCAATGCGCTGAACTACGAAATTGCCAAAACCCTGAACGCAGAAATTGTCTTCGTACTGGCGCTGGGCAATGATTCTCCTGCGCAACTCAAAGAACGTATCGAACTGGCCCGTTCCAGCTTCGGTGGCAGCAAAAACAAAAATATCACCGGCGTGATCATTAACAAACTGAATGCACCGGTTGACGATCAGGGGCGTACCCGTCCTGACCTGTCTGAAATTTTTGATGATTCCAACAAAGCCAGCGTGGCGAATATCGATCCGACTCAGCTGTTCGCCAACAGCCCATTGCCGGTTCTGGGCTGCATTCCATGGAGCTTCGAGCTGATTGCCACCCGCGCAATCGACATGGCCAAGCATCTGAACGCACGAATCATCAACGAAGGCGATGTGAAAACCCGCCGCGTGAAATCCGTCACTTTCTGTGCGCGCAGCATTCCGCATATGCTGGAACATTTCCGTCCTGGCTCACTGCTGGTGACTTCCGCTGACCGTCCTGATGTGCTGGTTTCAGCCTGTCTGGCAGCCATGAACGGCGTGGAAATCGGTGCTATCCTGCTGACCGGTGGTTACGAAATCGACGCCCGCATCAACAGCCTGTGCGAACGTGCATTCCAGACCGGTCTGCCCGTCTTCATGGTAGAAACGAATACCTGGCAGACTTCCCTGAGCCTGCAAAGCTTCAATCTGGAAGTACCCGCGGATGACCATCAGCGTGTAGAGAAACTACAGCAGTACGTGGCTTCTCACATCAACGCTGACTGGATCAACTCGCTGAGTGCACATTCCGAACGTTCACGCCGTCTGTCGCCTCCGGCATTCCGCTATCAGCTGACCGAACTGGCCCGTAAAGCCGGTAAACGTATTGTGCTGCCGGAAGGCGATGAGCCTCGTACCGTGAAAGCAGCGGCGCTGTGTGCTGAACGTGGTATCGCGGAATGTGTTCTGCTGGGTAACCCTGACGAAATCAAACGCGTTGCAGCGGCTCAGGGCGTCACTCTGGGTAAAGGCATCGAAATTGTTGATCCGGTGGCTGTTCGTGAAGAATACGTAGCCCGTCTGGTTGAACTGCGCAAAAGCAAAGGCATGACCGAAGTGGTTGCGCGCGAACAACTGGAAGACAACGTCGTTCTGGGCACCCTGATGCTGGAACAAGGTAACGTTGACGGTCTGGTTTCCGGTGCTGTTCACACTACCGCAAACACCATCCGTCCACCGTTGCAGCTGATCAAAACCGCACCGGGCAGCTCGCTGGTTTCTTCAGTGTTCTTCATGCTGTTACCTGACCAGGTTCTGGTTTACGGCGACTGCGCGATCAACCCGGATCCTACTGCTGAGCAACTGTCAGAAATCGCGATCCAGTCTGCGGATTCTGCAGCAGCATTCGGTATCGAGCCCCGCGTTGCCATGATCTCCTACTCAACCGGTAACTCCGGTGCCGGTAGCGATGTTGAGAAAGTGCGTGAAGCGACCCGTCTGGCACAGGAAAAACGTCCGGACCTGATCATCGATGGTCCGCTGCAATATGATGCAGCGATCATGGCTGATGTTGCCCAGTCTAAAGCGCCAAACTCGCCGGTTGCGGGCAAAGCGACCGTGTTCATCTTCCCTGACCTGAACACCGGTAACACCACGTACAAAGCGGTACAGCGTTCTGCAGATCTGGTGTCTATCGGGCCAATGCTGCAGGGCATGCGTAAACCGGTCAATGACCTGTCACGTGGCGCACTGGTTGACGATATCGTCTACACCGTTGCACTGACTGCGATTCAGTCTGCTCAGGCAGAAGCGGCGGTTCCGGCTAAATAA
- a CDS encoding transketolase family protein produces the protein MFEVSLELQKDAVEMRKVYASTVREKIVENTPIIALEADLMSSMAMDGVHKDHPDHVINCGIMEANVIGVAAGLSLTGRVPFVHTFTAFASRRCFDQLFMSLDYQKNNVKIIASDAGVSACHNGGTHMSFEDMGIVRGLASSVVMEVTDAVMFRDILLQLMDLKGFYWVRTIRKQATQVYREGSTFTIGKANVLRDGTDVTLIANGIMVAEALKAAEMLKREGVSAAVIDMFTLKPIDKDTIIKYAAKTGKMVTCENHSIHNGLGSAVAEVLVENQPVPMRRVGVKERYGQVGTQEFLQQEYGLTAEHIFEAAKTLL, from the coding sequence ATGTTTGAAGTTTCTCTTGAATTGCAAAAAGATGCGGTAGAAATGCGTAAAGTTTACGCCAGCACCGTGCGCGAAAAGATTGTTGAGAATACACCGATTATCGCGCTGGAAGCGGATCTGATGAGTTCAATGGCGATGGACGGTGTACATAAAGATCATCCGGATCACGTGATTAACTGCGGCATTATGGAAGCCAACGTGATCGGCGTTGCGGCCGGTTTGTCGCTGACCGGCCGGGTGCCGTTTGTGCATACTTTTACCGCGTTCGCCAGCCGTCGCTGCTTTGACCAGCTGTTTATGTCGCTGGATTACCAGAAGAATAACGTCAAAATCATTGCTTCAGATGCGGGCGTCAGCGCCTGTCATAACGGCGGCACGCATATGTCGTTCGAAGATATGGGCATTGTGCGCGGGCTGGCGAGTTCGGTGGTGATGGAAGTCACTGACGCCGTGATGTTCCGCGATATTCTGCTGCAACTGATGGATTTAAAAGGTTTCTACTGGGTACGCACTATTCGTAAACAGGCGACGCAGGTTTACCGTGAAGGCTCGACGTTTACCATCGGCAAGGCCAATGTGTTGCGTGACGGCACTGACGTGACGCTGATCGCCAACGGGATTATGGTGGCGGAAGCGCTGAAAGCGGCAGAAATGCTGAAACGCGAAGGCGTGAGTGCGGCAGTCATCGACATGTTTACCCTCAAGCCGATTGATAAAGACACCATCATCAAATACGCCGCGAAAACCGGCAAAATGGTGACCTGTGAAAACCACAGTATTCATAACGGACTGGGATCGGCGGTGGCGGAAGTGCTGGTGGAAAACCAGCCGGTGCCGATGCGCCGAGTCGGTGTTAAAGAGCGTTACGGGCAGGTGGGCACCCAGGAGTTTTTACAGCAGGAATATGGCCTGACGGCTGAGCATATTTTTGAAGCGGCGAAAACGTTGCTCTGA